A section of the Pimelobacter simplex genome encodes:
- a CDS encoding VOC family protein, giving the protein MSPFWVTAFLDNAAAHHHESVGFWQDVTGYAISAPRGDDGEFATLLPPNGDAYLRVQRRHQGGDRIHLDLHVPDPQAAARSAVAAGATLVVDRGYVVMASPGGFVFCFVPSPASVRPRATEHGRGSASRVRQVALDVPPAAYRTELGFWTALTGWAQRASSVSDDFRFLVPPADHDQNRDQPLRLLLQRLGEADASGAVRAHLDWGTTDRAAETERHLGLGAHVLAVHPHWTVLRDPVGRVYCLTDGDPT; this is encoded by the coding sequence ATGAGCCCGTTCTGGGTGACCGCGTTCCTCGACAACGCGGCGGCCCACCACCACGAGAGCGTCGGCTTCTGGCAGGACGTCACCGGCTACGCCATCTCGGCGCCCCGCGGTGACGACGGCGAGTTCGCCACGCTGCTGCCGCCCAACGGCGACGCCTACCTGCGGGTGCAGCGCCGACACCAGGGCGGGGACCGGATCCACCTCGACCTGCACGTCCCCGACCCGCAGGCCGCGGCCCGGTCCGCGGTGGCCGCGGGGGCGACGCTCGTCGTCGACCGCGGGTACGTCGTGATGGCCTCGCCGGGCGGCTTCGTGTTCTGCTTCGTGCCGTCCCCGGCGTCCGTGCGGCCGCGCGCGACCGAGCACGGACGCGGTTCGGCCTCGCGGGTGCGCCAGGTGGCGCTCGACGTGCCGCCGGCGGCGTACCGGACCGAGCTGGGGTTCTGGACGGCCCTGACCGGGTGGGCGCAGCGGGCCTCGTCGGTCAGCGACGACTTCCGGTTCCTGGTGCCGCCGGCCGACCACGACCAGAACCGGGACCAGCCGCTGCGCCTGCTGCTCCAGCGACTCGGCGAAGCCGACGCCTCCGGAGCGGTGCGGGCCCACCTCGACTGGGGAACCACCGACCGCGCGGCCGAGACCGAGCGGCACCTCGGGCTGGGCGCCCACGTGCTCGCCGTGCACCCCCACTGGACCGTGCTGCGCGACCCGGTGGGGCGCGTCTACTGCCTGACGGACGGAGATCCCACGTGA
- a CDS encoding pyridoxamine 5'-phosphate oxidase, producing the protein MSIPVDPADLRQALSDFDSGYLLSTSSPQVKVVTVDPVAGDDGTLRIAGPGRGTLRNLADNAVVTLVFPPRERHGYTLLVDGTAALAGTDDGTDDVVVTATAAVLHRPAAHADGPLPPDGCGHDCAPVSG; encoded by the coding sequence ATGAGCATCCCGGTGGACCCTGCGGACCTGCGTCAGGCGCTGAGCGACTTCGACAGCGGCTACCTGCTGTCCACGTCGTCGCCCCAGGTCAAGGTCGTCACCGTCGACCCGGTCGCGGGCGACGACGGCACGCTCCGGATCGCGGGACCGGGCCGCGGCACGCTGCGCAACCTGGCCGACAACGCGGTCGTGACGCTCGTGTTCCCGCCCCGGGAGCGGCACGGCTACACGCTGCTCGTCGACGGCACGGCCGCGCTCGCCGGCACGGACGACGGCACGGACGACGTGGTGGTCACCGCGACCGCCGCGGTGCTGCACCGGCCGGCGGCCCACGCCGACGGACCGCTCCCGCCCGACGGCTGCGGACACGACTGCGCCCCCGTCTCGGGATGA